In Gimesia panareensis, the genomic window TGCCTGCTTCGTCCATGGCGGCATTCAGGTTTTCAAATGTCTTGGCCTGCGATGTTTTCGCCCGCCATTCCAGCAGTACCACGCCCAGCAGGATCAGAATCAGAATCCAGGAAATGATCCGCCTCTGGGTGCTCACCTTCTTTTTGGGCGAATTGGGTTTCGATTCGGGGGTCTCTGCAGCTTCGGGAGTGGAACTCATGATGGCATCCTTAGTTGAAATGGAAGTCTGCAGCTCAGTCTAGCCTGATGAATCCGTGACCTCAAACAGAAAGCCCCCCTTCACGCAAGATTCATCAAACTTGTCCCGTCGACTTACAGAATCCCCCGCGGCTCCTCATCCGCAAAGGGATGCAGTGCCTGGATCCCTTTCGGCTTAGGCAGTGCATTCACCAGCGCTTCAGCCATCCGGAAATCAGCGGCTGTTGTGATCTTCTGATTCATGGGCGATCCTTCCACAATCGTCACCGGCTGCCCCAGGTGTTCAACCAGTTGTGCTTCATCAGTCGGCTGGAAATCGCCCCGCTTTGCATACGCGTCGAGCAGTAACTGCCGCTGAAAGACCTGCGGCGTCTGCGCTGCCCAGAGATCAGCTCGGTCGACCGTCTCCTGAATTTTCCGATCCTTACCCGCCCGCTTCAGCGTACTGGAGACACGCACCGCGGGAATCACCGCCTGGTGTTTCTCTGCCGCCTCAAACAGTTCGCCGACCCACTTATCGGTAATTAATGGACGGGCCGCATCGTGAATCGCCACATAATCGATGTCCGATTTGACCCGCGCCAGTGCGTTCTGGACCGAGTCCGCCCGCTCGGCACCGCCGGGCACAATTTCGATTTCCATAAAAGCCAGGTTCGGACGGAACTTCTGTTTGAACCAGTCGATATCATCCGGGGCCACCGAAATAATCAGCTGCTTCACATCCTCGCGGTTGGAAAAAATCTCCGCTGAACGCACCCAGACGGCGCGTCCTTTCAAATCCATGAACGGCTTCTTCTGCGGCCCCGATCCCAGGATCTCTGCCCCCTTCGATTGAAACCGACTGCTCTTACCCGCTGCTGCTAAGATGACTGCAAAGGTCGCCACGGCGCTGTCCTCTCCGTTGAAACTGACTATGAAAAAACTCCCTGTTTCTGAAGTTTAACAAGCCGTAAA contains:
- the ispD gene encoding 2-C-methyl-D-erythritol 4-phosphate cytidylyltransferase: MATFAVILAAAGKSSRFQSKGAEILGSGPQKKPFMDLKGRAVWVRSAEIFSNREDVKQLIISVAPDDIDWFKQKFRPNLAFMEIEIVPGGAERADSVQNALARVKSDIDYVAIHDAARPLITDKWVGELFEAAEKHQAVIPAVRVSSTLKRAGKDRKIQETVDRADLWAAQTPQVFQRQLLLDAYAKRGDFQPTDEAQLVEHLGQPVTIVEGSPMNQKITTAADFRMAEALVNALPKPKGIQALHPFADEEPRGIL